CGACTGGTCGAGATCGGCGGCCAGCTGTCGGTTGATACGCACGTCGAGGAGCCGGGCCGATTCACCAATGGCCTGCGGCGGCTGGTCGCTTCACGCGAGTTGCACCTCGACCTGACGCTGCAGGAGCTGATCTACAGCGGCGCCGGCTGCGCCGCCGGCGGAGGGGGCGACTCGGACGCCGGCCGACTCGCCGCTGGCGCCGATCCGCCCACTGGGGCGGCTGTTGGCCCCCGGTTTGCCGGCTCCGGCGGCGCATCGCGCGACGCCCAACTCCGCAACCTCGATCTGCTGGCGATCGCGTTCGAGCGGGCGGCTGGCAAGGAGATCCTCCGGCCCCGCGACCGGCCATTCGACGCGATCCTCGCGAGCGACGCCGGCAAGAAGATCCAGGTCTCGAGCAACGAACGGATGGGCGGCCTGCTGGGCACCGCGATGCGGTCCTCGGACATCCTGATGGATCGGGTCTGGCAGCTCGAGCAGGAGCACTTCCGCAACGCGACCGGCGTGATCTTCTCGCCGATCACACGGCGGGTGGCGCCGGAGCTGGACCCCACTGCGCCGCACCCCGACGTGCAGCAGCAGGTGGGCCACATCCGCACCGACATGGACCGCTTCAGCGACCGCGAGATCAGCGGTCTGCTCCGGCACGGCTACTGCGTTGCGCGTCAGTCGTGGTCCGATCACGCGCCGGACGGAGCCGCCCACTCGGAACGCCAGCAGCCCTGGGACCCGACGCCGTTGGCGGCGGCGCGCGCCGCGGAGGCCGCCCCGGCGGCGGGCAGGGCCGGCGCCCCGCCAAGCTACTCCACGCTCGAGGCCCGCAAGCTGCAGGACTCGTCGCGGCGGCGTTACCTGAGCCTGCTGATCGCCCCACGCGACTGGGTGACCCACTTGTACATACCGGTGCTGTTGGTGCTGCTCGGCGTGATCCCCTGGGCCGTCTGGTCGTGGCACCATCACGTGCAGGTGAACGCGATGCTATCGGGCGCCATCACGCAGTCGCGGCACGACTACGATCAACTGCTTTCGCTGCTAGAGTTTGGCCCGGTCGAGCCGTGGGCGCCAGTCGACTTCGAGACCGCCGACCAGCCGCTCCCGATCTTCGCCGACCACGGGCTGGACATGCTGTCGGACGCCCGGATCGTCGACCTGCGAAACTGGCGCACCGCCGGCCCCGGCGACGCACGCGTCTACGTCTGCCGGCACGTGTCGGTCCGCAAAGTAGCTGACATGGTCGGCCCCACCTCGCTGCGGCTGCAGTCGCTATGGAACACGCAGGAGGTGCAGGTGCGGTGCCGCAACCGCGAGCTGAGCCCGGTGGTCCGCCGCTCGCCGCTCGCCGCCTATGGCGGCCGTGAGCGGTTCCTGTGGGAAGTGCAGCTCGACTTCAGCCGCGTCGCAGTCGGCGAGACCGTCCACCTGGTCGTTGAGACGATTGTCCAGGGCGACGCGCAGGACCGCTGGTTCAGCGACCGGGAATGGTGGCGGTATGAGGTCGACGGCGACCCTGAGCTGGCCGCCGCGTGGATCCTGCTCCCGACCGAGAAGGGCTACAAGGACTTCCACGTGGTCAAATACAAGGACCGCAAGCACGCCCACGCGTCACTGGTCGAGCCGAGCCGCAAGTCGGTGATCCAGCGGGGGTCGATCCTCAACTGGGAAGTGATCAAGCCGGATCCGGAGATGATCTACTCCTGCCGCTGGGCGGACGGCGCGTAGAACTCGTTGGGCGACGCCGGTTTGCTGGCCGACCAGCGCCACGCAATGATCGCCAGCGGCACGGGCGAGAAGTAGACAGCGATCGACCACCAGTGAATCGCGGTAGGCCCACCGATCAGCCCCGCCAGCCGCCCGCCAACGTAGTAGAGCGGCACGGCGGAAAGGACCGCCGCCATGGTCCCCATCCCGTAGCGGTAGGCCGACTTCTGCAGGCAGTAGACGAGCGCCGCGATGGCGCCGGCGATCAACACAGCATTCGTGGCCAGCGCCAGCGGGTGGACGGTCGAGGGCCCAGGTACGGGCGGCGGGGCGCCCACCGGCCAGGGCTTTGCCAACGCCGCCGACAGGTCGTCCGGCCTCACATAGGCAAGGGGCCAGCCGACCGGGTAGGGCAACTCAGTCAGCGACTGGTAGCGGATCGGATCCGACCACGCGCCGGTTGCGGGGTCGACGGTGCGGGACTCAAAGGCGGGGATATTGAACACCACCCCCTGCCACGCCCAGATCAGCACCGCCAA
This genomic interval from Posidoniimonas corsicana contains the following:
- a CDS encoding patatin-like phospholipase family protein, translated to MRIGLALSGGGFRATLYHLGMVRWLRDAGLLTSVSHITSVSGGSVLAAHLALNWDRYCGDEKDFDAAANELVDFVQLDVRNRILRRYPFTLAGGAALRMVGMKPKRRLTRTMLLERHYRRRLFGDTCLHQLPRSPELHILCTNLSGGGLSSFTRDGLLMEERGAGGRSIMRLHEVGLATVPMAVAASSAFPGFFPPLELTAETVGATPGEFQTQFFTDGGVYDNLGIRMYDHLNNRLRESLHEEDFLDVGEAMQAWRQAARAEEATPLRRLVEIGGQLSVDTHVEEPGRFTNGLRRLVASRELHLDLTLQELIYSGAGCAAGGGGDSDAGRLAAGADPPTGAAVGPRFAGSGGASRDAQLRNLDLLAIAFERAAGKEILRPRDRPFDAILASDAGKKIQVSSNERMGGLLGTAMRSSDILMDRVWQLEQEHFRNATGVIFSPITRRVAPELDPTAPHPDVQQQVGHIRTDMDRFSDREISGLLRHGYCVARQSWSDHAPDGAAHSERQQPWDPTPLAAARAAEAAPAAGRAGAPPSYSTLEARKLQDSSRRRYLSLLIAPRDWVTHLYIPVLLVLLGVIPWAVWSWHHHVQVNAMLSGAITQSRHDYDQLLSLLEFGPVEPWAPVDFETADQPLPIFADHGLDMLSDARIVDLRNWRTAGPGDARVYVCRHVSVRKVADMVGPTSLRLQSLWNTQEVQVRCRNRELSPVVRRSPLAAYGGRERFLWEVQLDFSRVAVGETVHLVVETIVQGDAQDRWFSDREWWRYEVDGDPELAAAWILLPTEKGYKDFHVVKYKDRKHAHASLVEPSRKSVIQRGSILNWEVIKPDPEMIYSCRWADGA